From one Mycobacterium colombiense CECT 3035 genomic stretch:
- a CDS encoding DUF3556 domain-containing protein yields the protein MGFMAPEFPDVDPQTWLSLPRSTRRQIMTRHWVEHGFGSPYAVYLFYVFKIAGYAVGAAAVISLTPGLGGLGHLADWWTQPIVYQKLVVFTLLFEILGLGCGSGPLTARFWPPFGGFLYWLRPNTIRLPAWPDKVPFTRGDRRTVVDVGLYLVVLASGVWALLSPGRGGPVTGACDVGLIDPMLVVPAIVALALLGLRDKTVFLAARGEHYGLTLLVFFFGFTDQIAAFKIIMLALWWGAATSKLNHHFPYVVAVMMSNSPLLRGRAFNWFKRRLYLDPIDDLRPSWIPKVMAHVGGTTAEFLVPLVLVFVADGHRWAWFLIAFMVLFHLNITSTIPMGVPLEWNVFFIFSLFYLFGHYAGVTAAGLSSPLLLVILIVALAVVPIMGNLFPQQISFLPAMRYYAGNWATSTWCLRRGTEDKIEANITKASALAPNQLARLYDPQTAELMIDKLMAWRSMHTHGRALGGLVPRALPAGADEADYRLRDGEIIAGPLIGWNFGEGHLHNEQLLAAVQRRCDFGDGDVRVIILEAQPIHRQTQAYRIVDAKSGLIEEGYVDVAAMLSRQPWPEPGDDYPVHVISGGGAS from the coding sequence ATGGGATTCATGGCTCCGGAGTTTCCCGACGTCGACCCGCAGACGTGGCTCAGCCTGCCGCGTTCGACCAGGCGTCAGATCATGACCCGGCACTGGGTCGAGCACGGCTTCGGCTCCCCGTACGCGGTCTATCTGTTCTACGTCTTCAAGATCGCCGGGTACGCCGTCGGGGCGGCGGCGGTGATCTCGCTGACGCCGGGCCTGGGCGGGCTGGGCCACCTCGCCGACTGGTGGACACAGCCGATCGTGTACCAGAAGCTGGTCGTCTTCACGCTGCTCTTCGAGATCCTGGGCCTGGGCTGCGGATCCGGGCCGCTGACCGCGCGGTTCTGGCCGCCGTTCGGCGGTTTCCTGTATTGGTTGCGGCCCAACACTATTCGGCTGCCGGCCTGGCCGGACAAGGTTCCGTTCACCCGGGGCGACCGTCGCACCGTCGTCGACGTCGGGCTGTATCTGGTGGTGCTGGCCTCCGGCGTGTGGGCGCTGCTCTCCCCGGGGCGGGGCGGTCCGGTCACCGGGGCGTGCGACGTCGGCCTGATCGATCCCATGCTGGTGGTGCCCGCCATCGTCGCGCTGGCGCTGCTGGGCCTGCGGGACAAGACGGTGTTCCTGGCCGCGCGCGGCGAGCACTACGGGCTGACCCTGCTGGTCTTCTTCTTCGGGTTCACCGACCAGATCGCCGCATTCAAGATCATCATGCTGGCGCTGTGGTGGGGCGCGGCGACCTCAAAGCTCAACCACCACTTCCCGTACGTCGTCGCGGTGATGATGAGCAACAGCCCACTGCTGCGCGGCCGCGCGTTCAACTGGTTCAAGCGCCGGCTCTACCTCGACCCGATCGACGATTTGCGGCCGTCGTGGATCCCGAAGGTGATGGCTCACGTCGGCGGGACGACCGCGGAGTTCCTTGTGCCGCTGGTTCTGGTGTTCGTCGCCGACGGCCACCGCTGGGCGTGGTTCCTGATCGCCTTCATGGTGCTGTTCCACCTCAACATCACGTCCACCATTCCGATGGGCGTCCCGCTGGAATGGAACGTCTTCTTCATCTTTTCGCTGTTCTATCTGTTCGGGCACTACGCCGGCGTCACGGCCGCCGGGCTGAGCTCGCCGCTGCTGCTGGTCATCCTGATCGTCGCGCTGGCGGTGGTGCCGATCATGGGAAACCTTTTCCCGCAACAGATTTCATTCCTACCGGCGATGCGCTACTACGCGGGGAACTGGGCCACCAGCACCTGGTGTCTGCGTCGGGGCACCGAGGACAAGATCGAGGCGAACATCACCAAGGCGTCGGCGCTGGCACCCAATCAGCTTGCCCGGCTTTACGATCCGCAGACCGCCGAGCTGATGATCGACAAGTTGATGGCGTGGCGATCCATGCACACGCACGGGCGGGCGCTGGGCGGCCTGGTGCCGCGCGCTTTGCCCGCCGGCGCCGACGAGGCCGACTACCGGTTGCGCGACGGCGAGATCATCGCCGGACCGCTGATCGGATGGAACTTCGGCGAAGGCCACCTGCACAACGAACAGCTGCTGGCCGCCGTGCAGCGGCGCTGCGACTTCGGCGACGGCGACGTGCGGGTGATCATCCTGGAGGCCCAGCCGATCCACCGCCAGACGCAGGCCTACCGCATCGTTGACGCCAAGAGCGGCCTGATCGAAGAGGGCTACGTCGACGTCGCGGCCATGCTGAGCCGCCAGCCCTGGCCCGAGCCCGGCGACGACTACCCCGTGCACGTCATTAGTGGCGGCGGCGCTTCGTGA
- a CDS encoding phytoene desaturase family protein has product MTRAVVVGAGPNGLAAAIQLARRGVEVQVLEARDTVGGGARSAELTVPGVIHDVCSATHPFGVGSPFWTEIDLPSYGLAWKWPEVDCAHPLDDGTAGVLYQSIDRTTAGMGPDATRWRRAVGDLAAGFDQLAQDLLRPVLHVPRHPVRLAGFGPRALLPATVMARWFRTEQARALFGGAAAHIYTRLDRPLTASMGLLFLASGHRYGWPVAEGGSGAITRALAAAVEAHGGAIATGVTVTGRRDIPDADIVMLDLTPAAALRLYGDGMPGRIKRSYRRYRHGSSAFKVDFAVQGDIPWTNADCGRAGSVHLGGGFAEIADTERQRAQGTMARRPFVLVGQQYLADPSRSAGGVNPIWAYAHVPFGYTGDATEAIIDQIERFAPGFRDRIVATVSTSTAELAAYNANYVGGDILGGANDGLQVILRPRVSANPYATGVPGVYLCSQSTPPGAGIHGLCGYYAAEAALRWARGRRS; this is encoded by the coding sequence GTGACCAGAGCGGTCGTCGTCGGCGCCGGGCCCAACGGCCTGGCCGCCGCGATCCAGCTGGCCCGCCGCGGCGTCGAGGTGCAGGTGCTGGAGGCCCGCGACACCGTCGGCGGGGGAGCGCGCTCGGCCGAGCTGACGGTGCCCGGCGTGATCCACGACGTCTGCTCGGCCACCCACCCGTTCGGCGTCGGTTCGCCGTTCTGGACGGAAATCGACCTGCCGAGCTACGGGCTGGCGTGGAAGTGGCCGGAGGTCGACTGCGCGCATCCGCTCGACGACGGCACCGCCGGCGTGCTGTACCAGTCGATCGACCGGACGACGGCGGGCATGGGGCCCGACGCCACCCGCTGGCGGCGCGCCGTCGGGGACCTCGCCGCCGGATTCGATCAGCTGGCGCAGGACCTGCTCCGGCCCGTGCTGCACGTCCCGCGCCACCCGGTGCGGCTGGCCGGTTTCGGGCCGCGCGCGCTGCTGCCGGCCACGGTGATGGCGCGTTGGTTTCGCACCGAACAGGCCCGCGCGCTGTTCGGCGGCGCCGCCGCGCACATCTATACCCGGCTGGACCGCCCGCTGACCGCTTCGATGGGGCTGCTCTTTCTGGCCAGCGGTCACCGCTACGGCTGGCCGGTCGCCGAGGGCGGCTCCGGGGCCATCACCCGCGCCCTGGCCGCCGCCGTGGAGGCGCACGGCGGCGCCATCGCCACCGGGGTGACCGTCACCGGCCGCCGCGACATCCCCGACGCCGACATCGTCATGCTCGACCTGACCCCCGCCGCGGCGCTGCGGCTCTACGGCGACGGCATGCCCGGCCGCATCAAACGTTCCTACCGGCGCTACCGCCACGGGTCCTCGGCGTTCAAGGTCGACTTCGCCGTCCAGGGCGACATCCCGTGGACCAACGCCGACTGCGGGCGCGCGGGCAGCGTGCACCTGGGCGGCGGCTTCGCCGAGATCGCCGACACCGAACGCCAACGCGCGCAAGGCACGATGGCCCGGCGGCCGTTCGTTCTCGTCGGGCAGCAGTACCTGGCCGACCCGTCGCGCTCGGCGGGCGGCGTCAACCCGATCTGGGCCTACGCGCACGTGCCGTTCGGCTACACCGGCGACGCCACCGAGGCCATCATCGACCAGATCGAGCGGTTCGCCCCGGGCTTCCGCGACCGCATCGTCGCGACGGTCAGCACAAGCACCGCCGAGCTGGCGGCCTACAACGCCAACTACGTCGGTGGCGACATCCTCGGCGGCGCCAACGACGGGCTCCAGGTCATCCTGCGGCCGCGCGTCTCGGCCAACCCGTATGCGACCGGCGTACCGGGGGTCTACCTGTGTTCGCAGTCCACGCCGCCGGGGGCCGGCATCCACGGCCTGTGCGGCTATTACGCCGCCGAGGCGGCGCTGCGCTGGGCCCGCGGGCGTCGCTCATAG
- the gap gene encoding type I glyceraldehyde-3-phosphate dehydrogenase: protein MTVRVGINGFGRIGRNFYRALLAQQEQGTADIEVVAVNDLTDNASLAHLLKFDSILGRLPHDVSLEGDDTIVVGSKKIKALEVKEGPAALPWGDLGVDVVVESTGIFTNAGKAKGHLDAGAKKVIISAPATDEDITIVLGVNDDKYDGSQNIISNASCTTNCLGPIAKVLNDEFGIVKGLMTTIHAYTQDQNLQDGPHKDLRRARAAALNIVPTSTGAAKAIGLVLPELKGKLDGYALRVPIPTGSVTDLTAELRKSATADEINAAMKAAAEGPMKGILKYYDAPIVSSDIVTDPHSSIFDSGLTKVIDDQAKVVSWYDNEWGYSNRLVDLVALVGKSL from the coding sequence GTGACGGTCCGAGTAGGTATCAACGGCTTCGGTCGAATCGGGCGGAACTTCTACCGGGCCTTGCTGGCTCAACAGGAGCAAGGCACGGCTGACATCGAGGTGGTCGCGGTCAACGACCTCACCGACAACGCCAGCCTGGCGCACCTCCTGAAGTTCGACTCCATCCTGGGCCGCCTTCCCCACGACGTCAGCCTCGAGGGTGACGACACCATCGTCGTCGGCAGCAAGAAGATCAAGGCGCTCGAGGTCAAGGAAGGCCCGGCGGCGCTGCCCTGGGGCGACCTGGGCGTCGACGTCGTCGTCGAGTCCACCGGCATCTTCACCAACGCCGGGAAGGCCAAGGGCCACCTGGACGCCGGCGCCAAGAAGGTGATCATCTCCGCGCCCGCCACCGACGAGGACATCACCATCGTGCTGGGCGTCAACGACGACAAGTACGACGGCAGCCAGAACATCATCTCCAACGCCTCGTGCACCACGAACTGCCTCGGCCCGATCGCCAAGGTGCTCAACGACGAGTTCGGCATCGTCAAGGGCCTGATGACCACCATCCACGCCTACACGCAGGACCAGAACCTGCAGGACGGGCCGCACAAGGACCTGCGCCGGGCCCGCGCCGCCGCGCTGAACATCGTGCCGACCTCCACCGGCGCCGCCAAGGCCATCGGCCTGGTGCTGCCGGAGCTCAAGGGCAAGCTGGACGGGTACGCGCTGCGGGTGCCGATCCCCACCGGCTCGGTCACCGACCTCACCGCCGAGCTGCGCAAGTCCGCCACCGCCGACGAGATCAACGCCGCGATGAAGGCCGCCGCCGAGGGGCCCATGAAGGGCATCCTGAAGTACTACGACGCGCCGATCGTGTCCAGCGACATCGTCACCGACCCGCACAGCTCGATCTTCGACTCCGGCCTGACCAAGGTGATCGACGACCAGGCCAAGGTGGTGTCCTGGTACGACAACGAATGGGGCTACTCCAACCGCCTCGTCGACCTGGTCGCGCTGGTCGGCAAGTCGCTGTAA
- a CDS encoding phosphoglycerate kinase — protein sequence MAVHNLKDLLAEGVSGRGVLVRSDLNVPLDDGKITDAGRITASVPTLKALVDAGAKVVVTAHLGRPKGGPDPKLSLAPVAAALGEQLGRHVQLAGDVVGTDALARAEGLTDGDVLLLENVRFDARETSKDDGERLALAKQLAELVGPTGAFVSDGFGVVHRKQASVYDIATLLPHYAGTLVAEEIAVLEQLTGATKRPYAVVLGGSKVSDKLGVIESLAGKADSIVIGGGMCFTFLAAQGFSVGKSLLETEMVDTCRRLLDTYVDVLRLPVDIVVADKFAADATPQTVAADAIPDDLMGLDIGPGSVKRFTTLLSNAETVFWNGPMGVFEFPAFAAGTKGVAEAVAAATRKGAFSVVGGGDSAAAVRALGIPEGDFSHISTGGGASLEYLEGKTLPGIEVLSRPQPDHN from the coding sequence GTGGCTGTCCACAACCTGAAAGACCTTCTGGCCGAGGGCGTTTCCGGACGCGGGGTGCTGGTGCGCTCCGACCTGAACGTGCCGCTGGACGACGGGAAGATCACCGACGCCGGCCGCATCACCGCCTCGGTGCCGACGCTGAAGGCGTTGGTCGATGCGGGCGCGAAGGTGGTGGTCACCGCGCACCTGGGGCGGCCCAAGGGCGGACCCGACCCGAAGCTGTCGCTGGCGCCGGTCGCCGCGGCGCTCGGTGAGCAGCTCGGCCGGCACGTGCAGCTGGCCGGAGATGTCGTGGGCACCGACGCGCTGGCCCGCGCCGAGGGCCTGACCGACGGCGACGTCCTGCTGCTGGAGAACGTCCGCTTCGACGCCCGCGAAACCAGCAAGGACGACGGCGAGCGGCTGGCCCTGGCCAAGCAACTGGCCGAATTGGTCGGGCCGACAGGCGCTTTCGTCTCCGACGGGTTCGGCGTGGTGCACCGCAAGCAGGCCTCCGTCTACGACATCGCCACCCTGCTGCCGCACTACGCCGGCACGCTGGTGGCCGAGGAGATCGCGGTGCTCGAGCAGTTGACCGGCGCCACGAAGCGCCCCTACGCGGTGGTGCTGGGCGGGTCGAAGGTGTCCGACAAGCTCGGCGTCATCGAGTCGCTGGCCGGCAAGGCCGACAGCATCGTCATCGGCGGCGGGATGTGCTTCACTTTCCTTGCCGCGCAGGGCTTCTCGGTCGGCAAGTCGCTGCTGGAGACCGAGATGGTGGACACCTGCCGCAGGCTGCTGGACACCTACGTCGACGTGCTGCGGCTGCCGGTGGACATCGTGGTGGCCGACAAGTTCGCCGCCGACGCGACCCCGCAGACCGTCGCGGCCGACGCCATCCCGGACGACCTGATGGGCCTGGACATCGGACCGGGGTCGGTCAAGCGGTTCACCACGCTGCTGTCCAACGCCGAGACCGTGTTCTGGAACGGGCCGATGGGCGTGTTCGAGTTCCCGGCGTTCGCCGCGGGCACCAAGGGCGTCGCCGAGGCGGTCGCCGCGGCCACCCGCAAGGGCGCGTTTTCCGTGGTGGGCGGCGGGGACTCGGCTGCCGCGGTGCGCGCGCTGGGCATCCCGGAGGGCGACTTCTCGCACATCTCCACCGGCGGGGGAGCCTCGCTGGAATACCTTGAGGGCAAGACGCTTCCGGGTATCGAGGTGTTGAGCCGACCCCAGCCCGACCACAACTAG
- the tpiA gene encoding triose-phosphate isomerase: MSRKPLIAGNWKMNLNHFEAIALVQKIAFALPDKYYDKVDVTVLPPFTDLRSVQTLVDGDKLRLTYGGQDLSEHDSGAYTGDISGAFLAKLGCTFVVVGHSERRTYHHEDDAVVAAKTAAALKHELTPIVCIGEHLDIREAGNHVSHCEEQLRGSLAGLSAEQIGKVVIAYEPVWAIGTGRVASAADAQEVCAAIRKQLASLASPKIAEDVRVLYGGSVNAKNIGELIAREDIDGGLVGGASLDGEQFATLAAIAAGGPLP, translated from the coding sequence GTGAGCCGCAAACCGCTGATCGCCGGCAACTGGAAGATGAACCTCAACCACTTCGAGGCCATCGCGCTGGTGCAAAAGATCGCGTTCGCGTTGCCGGACAAGTACTACGACAAGGTGGACGTCACGGTCCTGCCGCCGTTCACGGATCTGCGCAGCGTGCAAACCCTGGTCGACGGCGACAAGCTGCGGTTGACCTACGGCGGGCAGGACCTGTCCGAGCACGATTCGGGCGCCTACACCGGCGACATCAGCGGCGCCTTCCTGGCCAAGCTGGGTTGCACGTTCGTCGTCGTCGGGCACTCCGAGCGGCGGACCTACCACCACGAGGACGACGCGGTGGTGGCCGCCAAGACCGCCGCGGCGCTCAAGCACGAGTTGACCCCGATCGTCTGCATCGGCGAGCACCTCGACATCCGCGAGGCCGGCAACCACGTCAGCCACTGCGAGGAACAGCTGCGCGGCTCGCTGGCCGGGCTGTCCGCCGAACAGATCGGCAAGGTCGTCATCGCCTACGAACCGGTCTGGGCCATCGGCACCGGGCGGGTGGCCAGCGCGGCCGACGCCCAGGAGGTGTGCGCGGCCATCCGCAAGCAACTGGCGTCCCTCGCGTCCCCGAAGATCGCCGAGGACGTGCGAGTGCTCTACGGCGGCTCGGTGAACGCGAAAAACATCGGCGAGCTGATCGCCCGCGAGGACATCGACGGCGGTCTGGTCGGCGGCGCGTCCCTGGACGGCGAGCAGTTCGCCACGCTGGCGGCGATCGCCGCCGGTGGCCCCCTTCCATAG
- the secG gene encoding preprotein translocase subunit SecG, producing MQLALQITLVVTSILVVLLVLLHRAKGGGLSTLFGGGVQSSLSGSTVVEKNLDRLTYFITAIWLVCIVAMALLIKYH from the coding sequence ATGCAGTTGGCTTTGCAGATCACCCTGGTCGTGACCAGCATCCTGGTGGTGCTGCTGGTGCTGCTGCACCGCGCCAAGGGTGGCGGCCTGTCCACGCTCTTCGGCGGCGGCGTGCAGTCCAGCCTGTCCGGCTCCACGGTGGTGGAAAAGAACCTGGACCGGCTGACGTACTTCATCACCGCCATCTGGCTGGTGTGCATCGTCGCCATGGCGCTGCTGATCAAATACCACTGA
- a CDS encoding LLM class F420-dependent oxidoreductase, translating into MSAGIILMARPDAANLVDDVIAQANRAHELGVAQVWLPQQQNYDAIALAAVVGAAVPGLGVGTSVVPINPRHPLIVASLAQTAQAAAHGNFSLGLGLGARQVERPAFGTDWSHTITRLREHLTILGSVFNSGGVDFHGSELSASPSWPVRVPGGTPIPVYVAAMGPKALRVTGELADGTLPYLAGPRTIGEFIVPEITKAAAEAGRPAPRVIAAVPVLLSDDVEGARGAAAQQLSFYEAIPSYRNVIAREGLASVVDLAAIGPEESVVRQLRRYRDAGATDIVLSPLDRSESVDREALWRLTAAL; encoded by the coding sequence ATGTCCGCCGGAATCATTCTGATGGCCCGTCCTGACGCTGCCAACCTGGTCGATGATGTGATCGCCCAGGCCAACCGCGCCCACGAGCTCGGGGTCGCGCAAGTGTGGCTGCCCCAGCAGCAGAATTACGACGCCATCGCGCTCGCCGCGGTCGTCGGAGCCGCCGTGCCCGGGCTGGGCGTAGGCACATCGGTGGTGCCGATCAACCCCCGTCACCCGCTGATCGTCGCCTCATTGGCGCAAACGGCACAGGCCGCCGCGCACGGCAACTTCAGCCTGGGGCTGGGACTGGGCGCCCGCCAAGTGGAACGCCCGGCCTTCGGCACCGACTGGTCCCACACCATCACCCGGCTGCGCGAGCACCTGACGATCCTGGGCTCGGTGTTCAACAGCGGCGGCGTCGACTTTCACGGCAGCGAACTCAGCGCCAGCCCCAGCTGGCCGGTGCGGGTGCCGGGCGGCACACCCATCCCGGTGTATGTCGCGGCGATGGGCCCCAAGGCGCTGCGGGTGACCGGCGAACTGGCCGACGGGACACTGCCTTATCTGGCCGGGCCCCGCACCATCGGAGAATTCATCGTGCCCGAAATCACCAAGGCGGCGGCCGAGGCGGGTCGGCCGGCGCCGCGCGTCATCGCCGCGGTCCCCGTGCTGTTGTCCGACGATGTCGAGGGCGCTCGCGGCGCAGCCGCGCAGCAGCTCAGCTTTTATGAAGCCATCCCGTCGTATCGCAACGTGATCGCCCGGGAAGGTCTCGCGAGCGTCGTCGACCTCGCCGCGATCGGGCCCGAGGAATCTGTCGTACGCCAGTTGCGCCGGTACCGCGACGCCGGAGCTACCGACATCGTGCTCAGCCCGCTGGACCGCTCCGAGTCGGTCGACCGCGAAGCGCTATGGAGACTTACCGCCGCACTCTGA
- the ppc gene encoding phosphoenolpyruvate carboxylase gives MVEASEGALEPIGAVQRTLVGREATEPMRADIRLLGAILGDTVREQNGHEVFELVERARVESFRVRRSEIDRAELAGMFDGIDIRQAIPVIRAFSHFALLANVAEDIHRARRRAIHVAAGEPPQDSSLAATYAKLDRAQLDSATVADALKGAVVAPVITAHPTETRRRTVFVTQHRITELMRLHAEGHTETDEGRNIELELRRQVLTLWQTALIRLSRLQITDEIEVGLRYYAAAFFRVVPQVNADVRDALRTRWPDADLLNQPILQPGSWIGGDRDGNPNVTADVVRQATGNAAFTALAHYLSELTALEQELSMSARLVAVTPELTELAEGCGEKARADEPYRRALRVIRARLTATGAEILDRRPQHELDLGLTPYAAPAELQADLDTIDASLRQHGSALLADDRLALLREGVRVFGFHLCGLDMRQNSDVHEEVIAELLAWAGVHPDYGSLPEDERVELLAAELATRRPLVGDRAELSELARKELDVVRAAAQAIERYGPSAVPNYVISMCRSVSDVLEAAILLKEAGLIDASGDAPYCPVGISPLFETIDDLHNGATILHAMLELPIYRALVAARDDGQEVMLGYSDSNKDGGYLASSWAVYRAELALVEVARKTGIRLRLFHGRGGTVGRGGGPSYEAILAQPPGAVNGSLRLTEQGEVIAAKYAEPQAAQRNLESLLAATLESTLLDVEGLGDAAEPAYAVLDEVAQLAQRAYAELVHDTPGFVDYFMASTPVSEIGSLNIGSRPTSRKPTQSIADLRAIPWVLAWSQSRVMLPGWYGTGSAFEQWIAEGPEGEGERVDILHDLYQRWPFFRSVLSNLAQVLAKSDLGLAARYAELVDDEELRRRVFDKIVDEHRRTIAMHKLITGQDNLLADNPALARSVFNRFPYLEPLNHLQVELLRRYRSGDDDELVQRGILLTMNGLASALRNSG, from the coding sequence ATGGTTGAGGCATCCGAGGGCGCGCTGGAACCGATCGGCGCCGTGCAGCGCACCCTGGTCGGTCGTGAGGCGACCGAACCGATGCGGGCCGACATCAGGTTGTTGGGCGCCATCCTGGGCGACACGGTGCGCGAGCAGAACGGGCACGAGGTGTTCGAGCTCGTCGAGCGCGCCCGGGTGGAATCGTTCCGGGTGCGCCGCTCCGAGATCGACCGCGCCGAGCTGGCGGGGATGTTCGACGGCATCGACATTCGCCAGGCGATCCCGGTCATCCGCGCGTTCAGCCACTTCGCCCTGCTCGCCAACGTCGCCGAAGACATCCACCGGGCACGCCGCCGGGCGATTCACGTCGCCGCGGGGGAGCCGCCGCAGGACAGCAGCCTGGCCGCGACCTACGCCAAACTCGATCGAGCGCAGCTGGATTCGGCCACCGTCGCCGACGCGCTGAAGGGCGCGGTGGTGGCCCCGGTGATCACCGCGCACCCCACCGAGACCCGACGGCGCACCGTCTTCGTCACCCAGCACCGGATCACCGAGCTGATGCGGCTGCATGCCGAGGGGCACACGGAGACCGACGAGGGCCGCAACATCGAACTCGAGCTGCGCCGCCAGGTCCTGACGCTGTGGCAGACCGCGCTGATCCGGTTGTCGCGGCTGCAGATCACCGACGAGATCGAGGTGGGGTTGCGTTACTACGCCGCCGCGTTCTTCCGGGTGGTCCCGCAGGTCAACGCCGACGTGCGCGACGCGCTGCGGACCCGCTGGCCCGACGCCGACCTGTTGAACCAGCCGATCCTGCAGCCGGGGTCCTGGATCGGCGGTGACCGCGACGGCAACCCGAACGTGACGGCCGACGTGGTGCGCCAGGCCACCGGCAACGCCGCCTTCACAGCGCTGGCGCACTACCTGTCCGAGCTGACCGCCCTGGAACAGGAGCTGTCGATGTCGGCGCGCCTGGTCGCGGTCACCCCGGAGCTGACCGAGCTGGCCGAGGGATGCGGGGAGAAGGCCCGCGCCGACGAGCCGTACCGGCGCGCGCTGCGCGTAATCCGCGCCCGGCTCACCGCGACGGGCGCCGAGATCCTGGACCGGCGACCGCAGCACGAGCTGGACCTGGGGCTGACGCCGTACGCCGCCCCGGCCGAGCTGCAGGCCGACCTGGACACCATCGACGCGTCGCTGCGCCAGCACGGCAGCGCACTGCTGGCCGACGACCGCCTGGCGCTGCTGCGAGAAGGCGTGCGCGTCTTCGGCTTTCATCTGTGCGGCCTGGACATGCGGCAGAACTCCGACGTGCACGAGGAAGTGATCGCCGAGCTGCTGGCGTGGGCGGGGGTGCATCCGGATTACGGTTCGCTGCCCGAAGACGAGCGGGTCGAGCTGTTGGCCGCCGAGCTGGCCACCCGCCGGCCGCTGGTCGGCGACCGCGCGGAACTGTCCGAGCTGGCGCGCAAAGAGCTGGACGTGGTGCGCGCGGCCGCGCAGGCCATCGAGCGCTACGGACCCTCCGCCGTGCCGAATTACGTGATCTCCATGTGCCGTTCGGTCTCCGACGTCCTGGAGGCCGCGATCCTGCTCAAGGAGGCGGGCCTGATCGACGCGTCCGGGGACGCGCCGTACTGCCCGGTGGGTATCTCGCCGCTGTTCGAGACCATCGACGATCTGCACAACGGTGCGACGATCCTGCACGCGATGCTCGAACTCCCGATCTACCGCGCGCTGGTGGCCGCGCGCGACGACGGCCAGGAGGTGATGCTGGGCTATTCCGACTCCAACAAGGACGGCGGATACCTGGCCTCCAGCTGGGCGGTGTACCGGGCCGAGCTGGCCCTGGTCGAGGTGGCGCGCAAGACCGGAATCCGGTTGCGGCTCTTCCACGGTCGCGGCGGCACCGTGGGCCGCGGCGGCGGCCCGAGCTACGAAGCCATCCTGGCGCAGCCGCCCGGCGCGGTGAACGGCTCGCTGCGGCTCACCGAGCAGGGCGAGGTGATCGCCGCGAAATACGCCGAACCGCAAGCGGCCCAACGCAACCTGGAGAGCCTGCTGGCCGCCACGCTGGAATCCACGCTGCTGGATGTGGAGGGATTGGGCGACGCCGCGGAGCCGGCGTATGCGGTGCTCGACGAGGTGGCCCAGCTGGCGCAGCGTGCCTACGCCGAATTGGTGCACGACACACCGGGTTTCGTCGACTACTTCATGGCCTCCACGCCGGTCAGCGAGATCGGTTCGCTGAACATCGGCAGCCGGCCCACCTCGCGCAAACCCACCCAGTCCATCGCTGACCTGCGCGCGATTCCCTGGGTGCTGGCGTGGAGCCAGTCGCGGGTGATGCTGCCCGGCTGGTACGGCACCGGGTCGGCATTCGAGCAGTGGATCGCGGAGGGCCCGGAAGGCGAAGGCGAGCGGGTGGACATCCTGCACGACTTGTACCAGCGCTGGCCGTTTTTCCGCAGCGTGCTGTCGAACCTGGCCCAGGTGCTGGCCAAGAGCGACCTCGGCCTGGCGGCGCGCTACGCCGAGCTGGTGGACGACGAGGAGCTGCGGCGCCGGGTCTTCGACAAGATCGTCGACGAGCACCGGCGCACCATCGCCATGCACAAGCTCATCACCGGTCAGGACAACCTGCTGGCCGACAATCCGGCGCTCGCGCGTTCGGTGTTCAACCGCTTCCCGTACCTCGAGCCGCTGAATCACCTGCAGGTGGAGTTGCTCCGCCGCTACCGGTCCGGCGATGACGACGAGTTGGTGCAGCGCGGCATTTTGCTGACGATGAACGGGCTGGCCAGCGCGCTGCGAAACAGCGGCTGA